Proteins from one Ornithobacterium rhinotracheale genomic window:
- a CDS encoding bifunctional response regulator/alkaline phosphatase family protein, protein MAIKILWVDDEIELLKSHTLFLEKKGYQTTKINNATDAIELLKEENFSALLLDENMPGISGLEAIQKIKEIMPNLPIIMVTKNEEEHIMEEAIGSHIADYLIKPINPNQILLSLKKILEGSKLITEKAVIDYQMAFREITMDIMNARHFEDWESVYKKLVHWEIMLENIEDAQMLEILNQQKEDANRQFCKYIEQNYYGWLHGEQRPTLSHTLIKEYVRPHLQDGKKSILLVIDNLRHDQWKMIQPLFQQYYSYLDEKMYYSILPSSTQYARNALFAGLLPLEIEKRFPKEWKNDPEEGNKNDFEPKFLTDNLARLGMKNLRTKYYKILNSSFEKKVLDDFNKIKNHDLTVIVYNFIDILSHAKTDNSVISEMIRDDKTYREITKSWFKHSYLMEIIKLAAQEDIRLMLTTDHGTIFVEEPSQIVGDKETSVNLRYKLGKQLKYDENDVFAVEKPEEYYLPKVNVTSKYIFATNNKFLVFPKNYNYFVNYYKNTYQHGGISMEEMIIPFVVLENR, encoded by the coding sequence AGCGCCCTATTGCTTGATGAGAATATGCCTGGAATTTCTGGGCTGGAGGCGATTCAGAAAATCAAGGAGATAATGCCTAATCTGCCCATCATTATGGTTACCAAAAACGAGGAAGAGCATATTATGGAAGAGGCCATAGGCTCGCACATTGCAGATTATCTAATAAAACCCATAAATCCTAATCAAATTCTTTTAAGCCTAAAAAAAATCCTAGAAGGCTCCAAGCTCATCACAGAAAAGGCCGTGATTGATTACCAAATGGCTTTCAGGGAAATTACAATGGATATTATGAACGCGCGCCACTTTGAGGACTGGGAGAGCGTCTATAAAAAACTCGTGCACTGGGAAATTATGCTAGAAAATATTGAAGATGCCCAAATGCTCGAAATCCTCAATCAGCAAAAGGAGGACGCCAATCGGCAATTCTGCAAATATATTGAGCAAAATTATTACGGCTGGCTACACGGCGAGCAGCGCCCCACCCTCTCCCACACCCTAATCAAGGAATATGTGCGCCCGCACTTGCAAGATGGCAAAAAGAGCATTCTGCTGGTGATTGATAACCTGCGGCACGACCAATGGAAAATGATTCAGCCACTCTTTCAGCAGTATTATAGCTATTTGGACGAGAAAATGTATTACAGCATCTTGCCCTCCTCCACCCAGTATGCCCGAAATGCACTCTTTGCTGGCCTCCTACCCCTTGAAATAGAAAAAAGATTCCCCAAGGAATGGAAAAACGACCCAGAAGAGGGCAATAAAAATGACTTTGAACCTAAGTTTTTAACCGATAACTTAGCCCGATTAGGAATGAAAAACCTGCGCACTAAGTATTACAAAATTCTAAACTCCTCTTTTGAGAAAAAGGTCTTAGATGATTTTAATAAAATAAAAAATCACGATTTAACCGTAATCGTTTACAACTTTATAGATATCCTCTCCCACGCCAAAACAGACAATAGCGTCATCAGCGAAATGATTCGCGATGATAAAACCTACCGCGAAATTACCAAAAGCTGGTTTAAACACAGCTACCTGATGGAAATTATAAAACTAGCAGCACAAGAAGACATTAGGCTAATGCTCACCACAGACCACGGCACCATCTTTGTCGAAGAGCCCTCCCAAATAGTGGGCGACAAGGAAACTAGTGTGAACCTGCGCTACAAGCTGGGCAAGCAATTGAAATATGATGAAAATGATGTCTTTGCCGTTGAAAAACCCGAGGAATACTACTTGCCCAAGGTAAATGTAACCTCAAAATACATCTTTGCCACCAATAATAAATTCCTTGTGTTCCCCAAAAACTACAACTATTTTGTAAATTATTATAAAAACACCTACCAGCACGGGGGCATTTCTATGGAGGAGATGATTATACCTTTTGTAGTTTTAGAAAATAGATAA